Proteins found in one Oribacterium sp. oral taxon 102 genomic segment:
- a CDS encoding MurR/RpiR family transcriptional regulator translates to MQEDYLTKIRSAYNQFTKAEKKVADYILANPNKVLFMSISDLAGACDVGDTSVFRFCKTMNVKGYQEFKMMLSLSMRSGNEEYMENEEKNISLEDNISELAKKVLTENIAAIEETYSLIDLKQMTLAMDALSEAKRILFFGVGASMLTAMKAMNKFLRIEPKVYCSEVVNVQLMMAAAMSREDAAVIFSYSGATKDTVEIARLAKESGARVVTVTRFTKSPLTEYADVILLCGANAGSLQAGSTSAEISQLFLVDVMYSEYYRRHFKRCNAYNEKTTKAISDKVYS, encoded by the coding sequence ATGCAGGAAGATTATTTAACGAAAATACGTTCTGCCTATAATCAGTTTACGAAGGCAGAGAAGAAGGTGGCGGATTATATTCTGGCGAATCCGAATAAGGTTCTGTTCATGTCGATTTCGGATCTGGCGGGTGCCTGTGATGTCGGAGACACCTCTGTATTCCGCTTCTGCAAGACGATGAATGTGAAGGGCTATCAGGAATTCAAGATGATGCTCTCTCTCTCCATGCGTTCGGGCAATGAGGAATACATGGAGAACGAGGAGAAAAATATTTCGCTGGAGGACAACATCTCCGAGCTGGCGAAGAAGGTGCTGACGGAGAATATCGCGGCGATCGAGGAAACCTACTCCCTGATAGACTTGAAGCAAATGACGCTGGCAATGGACGCGCTCTCGGAGGCGAAGCGGATTCTCTTCTTCGGTGTCGGCGCTTCCATGCTGACGGCAATGAAGGCAATGAATAAGTTTCTCCGCATTGAGCCGAAGGTGTACTGCAGCGAGGTGGTGAACGTACAGCTGATGATGGCGGCAGCCATGAGCAGGGAAGACGCAGCGGTGATTTTCTCCTATTCCGGCGCGACGAAGGATACCGTGGAGATCGCGAGACTCGCCAAGGAGTCCGGTGCGCGGGTTGTGACGGTGACGCGCTTCACGAAGTCTCCGCTCACCGAATATGCCGATGTGATCCTGCTCTGCGGTGCGAATGCAGGCAGCCTGCAGGCAGGGTCAACCTCCGCGGAGATCAGCCAGCTTTTCCTCGTCGATGTGATGTACTCCGAATATTACCGCAGGCATTTCAAGCGCTGCAATGCTTACAATGAAAAAACCACGAAGGCGATCAGTGACAAGGTTTACAGCTGA